The following coding sequences lie in one Listeria ivanovii subsp. londoniensis genomic window:
- the lpdA gene encoding dihydrolipoyl dehydrogenase produces MATEYDVVILGGGTGGYVAAIQAAKNGQKVAVVEKGKVGGTCLHRGCIPTKALLRSAEVLQTVKRASEFGITVEGNAGINFLQAQTRKQAIVDQLEKGIHQLFKQGKIDLFVGTGTILGPSIFSPTAGTVSVEFEDGSENEMLIPKNLIIATGSKPRTLDGLTIDEENVLSSDGALNLETLPKSIIIVGGGVIGMEWASMMHDFGVEVTVLEYADRILPTEDKEIAKELARLYKKKKLTMHTSAEVQAASYKKTETGVQISATIKGEEQTFTADKILVSVGRSANTENIGLQNTDVAIENGFIQVNDAYQTKESHIYAIGDCIPTIQLAHVAMEEGTIAANHIAGKATEILDYDLVPRCIYTSTEIASVGITEEQAKERGYNIKKGKFFFRGIGKALVFGESDGFIKIIADKDTEDILGVSMIGPHVTDMISEAALAQVLNATSWEVGNTIHPHPTLSESFREAALAVDGNAIHG; encoded by the coding sequence GTGGCAACAGAATATGATGTAGTTATTCTTGGCGGAGGAACTGGCGGATATGTCGCAGCAATCCAAGCCGCTAAAAATGGTCAAAAAGTCGCTGTCGTTGAAAAAGGGAAAGTTGGCGGGACCTGTCTTCACCGTGGCTGTATCCCAACAAAAGCATTATTACGTTCGGCGGAAGTTTTGCAAACAGTGAAAAGAGCAAGTGAATTCGGTATTACAGTTGAAGGGAATGCCGGGATTAATTTTTTACAAGCACAAACAAGAAAGCAAGCAATTGTGGATCAATTAGAAAAAGGTATTCATCAACTATTTAAACAAGGAAAAATCGATTTATTTGTTGGAACGGGGACTATCTTAGGTCCATCTATATTTTCACCAACTGCAGGGACTGTTTCTGTCGAGTTCGAGGATGGTTCTGAAAATGAAATGCTAATTCCGAAAAACCTAATTATTGCAACAGGTTCGAAACCGCGCACGCTTGATGGCCTTACAATTGATGAAGAAAATGTATTATCTTCAGACGGCGCACTTAACCTAGAAACTTTACCAAAATCAATTATTATTGTCGGTGGCGGAGTTATCGGAATGGAGTGGGCTTCGATGATGCACGATTTCGGTGTAGAAGTAACTGTTCTGGAATATGCGGATAGAATTTTACCAACCGAGGATAAAGAAATAGCGAAAGAGTTAGCAAGACTTTATAAAAAGAAAAAATTAACTATGCATACATCTGCTGAAGTTCAAGCAGCAAGTTATAAAAAAACCGAAACAGGTGTCCAAATTAGTGCAACAATCAAAGGCGAGGAACAAACTTTCACAGCAGACAAAATTCTTGTTTCTGTAGGGCGTTCCGCTAATACGGAAAATATCGGCTTACAAAATACTGATGTTGCAATTGAAAATGGCTTTATTCAAGTTAATGACGCTTATCAAACAAAAGAAAGTCATATTTATGCAATTGGTGACTGTATCCCGACAATTCAACTTGCGCATGTTGCCATGGAAGAAGGGACTATCGCTGCCAATCATATTGCCGGAAAAGCAACTGAAATACTAGATTATGATTTAGTTCCGCGTTGTATCTATACGTCAACAGAAATTGCAAGCGTTGGTATTACGGAAGAACAAGCAAAAGAACGTGGTTATAACATCAAAAAAGGTAAATTTTTCTTCCGAGGCATTGGAAAAGCATTAGTTTTTGGAGAGTCAGATGGCTTCATCAAAATCATTGCTGATAAAGATACAGAAGATATTCTTGGCGTTAGCATGATTGGGCCTCACGTAACCGATATGATTAGTGAAGCAGCACTTGCACAAGTATTAAATGCAACCTCGTGGGAAGTAGGAAATACCATTCATCCCCACCCAACTTTATCAGAAAGTTTTAGAGAAGCTGCCCTTGCTGTGGATGGAAACGCAATTCATGGTTAA
- a CDS encoding phosphate acyltransferase: MTKNRFFSDKVETSSYVFAVAGADDEVVLETIRLALKQKLGKFLLFGKNEDKALTTNEGVTWIQTDTADEAAQGAILAVKNKEADILVKGFIPTATLMHHVLKKENGLRTGNLLSQIAIFDIPTYHKPLLLTDCAMNVAPKAKEKMAITENAVSAANKIGIWNPKIVLLSAVEDITDKMPSTVEANEVVNHFGDTLAIAGPLALDVAISKEAAHHKGIKNSVAGEADILIAPNIETGNALYKSLVYFAGARVGSAIVGARVPIVISSRNDTPENKLASFILTVRMVGK; the protein is encoded by the coding sequence ATGACCAAAAACAGATTTTTTTCAGACAAAGTAGAAACCAGTTCTTACGTTTTTGCAGTAGCAGGTGCGGATGATGAAGTAGTATTAGAAACAATTCGTCTAGCATTGAAACAAAAATTAGGTAAATTCTTGTTATTTGGGAAAAATGAAGACAAAGCTTTAACGACAAATGAAGGAGTTACTTGGATTCAAACAGATACAGCAGATGAAGCAGCTCAAGGTGCCATTTTAGCAGTAAAAAACAAAGAAGCAGATATTTTAGTGAAAGGGTTTATTCCGACAGCTACTTTAATGCATCATGTGTTAAAAAAAGAAAATGGACTTAGAACAGGAAATTTACTAAGCCAGATTGCTATTTTCGATATTCCGACATATCATAAACCGCTATTATTAACGGATTGTGCAATGAATGTCGCGCCAAAAGCGAAGGAGAAAATGGCTATTACTGAAAATGCAGTAAGTGCTGCAAATAAAATTGGTATATGGAATCCAAAAATCGTTTTGCTTAGCGCGGTGGAAGACATCACAGATAAAATGCCTTCTACGGTTGAAGCAAATGAAGTAGTTAATCACTTTGGGGATACGTTAGCAATTGCTGGACCGCTCGCACTTGATGTAGCAATTTCCAAAGAAGCTGCTCACCATAAAGGCATCAAAAACAGTGTAGCAGGAGAAGCAGATATTTTGATTGCGCCGAATATAGAAACTGGTAATGCCCTTTATAAATCACTTGTTTATTTTGCGGGTGCGAGAGTGGGTAGTGCTATCGTTGGAGCAAGAGTGCCAATAGTTATCTCTTCTAGAAATGATACTCCTGAAAATAAATTAGCTTCATTTATACTAACTGTCAGAATGGTTGGAAAATGA
- the recN gene encoding DNA repair protein RecN, whose protein sequence is MLQEMTIKNFAIIESLSLSFREGMTVLTGETGAGKSIIIDALGLLVGGRGSTDFIRHGEERLELQGLFALAEDNLACRDALLEHGIDATDNMVVLERNLFRSGKNSCRINGKLVTTVLLRQIGSKLIDIHSQHEHQELMNEEFHLSLLDRFAADKIKSALTKYQANFKEYQSISKEWQNWTKNERELAQRLDMLRFQQQEIENANLQAGEEDRLLEQKNILANFEKLNENLQGAYTAIQGEPGGLEFIGEAMRQMDSAASIHADYKVVSEAISSSYYMLEDSMSQIRQSLDQLEFQPEELNQIESRLNDLNQLKRKYGKTIEDIIHYEQEISSEMEKLTDSESHVGHLETKLANLKVELIKQATILTDIRKKAATTLEKQIKQELNQLYMEKAIFSVRFETEKMELTETGQDSIVFYMSTNPGEPLKPLAKIASGGELSRMMLALKTIFSRHQGITSIIFDEVDTGVSGRVGQAIAEKIYAVSVGSQVLCISHLPQVAAMANHHYYITKKVQNKRTTTSVTILTGDEKVEEISRMIAGIEVTELTKQHAKEMIEQAERVKETY, encoded by the coding sequence TTGCTTCAAGAAATGACAATTAAAAACTTTGCTATCATCGAATCGCTATCTTTGAGTTTTCGGGAAGGGATGACGGTATTAACGGGGGAGACCGGCGCAGGTAAATCAATTATTATTGATGCGCTTGGTCTTCTTGTTGGCGGGCGCGGCTCCACGGATTTTATTCGTCACGGAGAAGAACGACTCGAATTACAAGGGCTATTTGCACTAGCAGAAGATAATTTGGCGTGCCGAGATGCGCTTTTGGAACATGGAATAGATGCAACAGATAATATGGTTGTTTTAGAACGCAACTTATTTCGCTCAGGTAAAAATAGTTGTCGGATTAACGGCAAGTTGGTTACTACCGTGTTACTTCGTCAAATAGGTTCTAAATTAATTGATATCCATAGTCAACATGAACACCAAGAACTCATGAATGAGGAATTCCATTTATCACTACTAGATCGCTTTGCTGCTGATAAAATCAAATCAGCGCTAACGAAATATCAAGCGAATTTTAAAGAGTATCAATCCATTTCAAAAGAATGGCAAAATTGGACGAAAAATGAACGTGAACTTGCGCAACGTCTTGATATGCTCCGTTTTCAACAACAAGAAATCGAAAATGCTAATCTACAAGCTGGTGAAGAAGATCGTTTATTAGAACAAAAAAATATTCTAGCTAATTTTGAAAAATTAAACGAAAACTTACAAGGTGCTTATACCGCCATTCAGGGTGAGCCGGGTGGGCTTGAATTTATTGGAGAAGCGATGCGCCAGATGGATTCTGCTGCTAGTATTCATGCGGACTATAAAGTTGTTAGTGAAGCAATCTCATCTAGTTATTATATGTTAGAGGATAGTATGAGCCAAATTAGGCAATCACTCGATCAATTAGAGTTTCAACCAGAAGAACTTAACCAAATCGAATCACGCCTCAATGATCTCAACCAATTGAAACGCAAATATGGCAAAACGATTGAAGATATCATTCACTACGAACAAGAAATTAGTAGCGAGATGGAGAAATTAACAGATAGTGAGTCGCATGTTGGTCACTTAGAAACCAAACTAGCCAATTTAAAGGTGGAGCTTATAAAACAAGCGACCATATTAACTGACATTCGCAAAAAGGCGGCAACGACACTAGAAAAACAAATTAAACAAGAACTAAACCAACTTTATATGGAAAAAGCGATTTTTAGCGTTCGTTTTGAAACCGAGAAAATGGAATTGACAGAAACAGGACAAGATAGTATCGTTTTTTATATGTCTACCAACCCTGGTGAACCATTAAAACCACTTGCGAAAATTGCTTCAGGTGGAGAGTTGTCCCGGATGATGTTAGCACTTAAAACCATTTTTTCTAGACACCAAGGAATCACCTCCATTATTTTTGATGAAGTTGATACAGGTGTAAGTGGTCGTGTTGGACAGGCGATTGCAGAGAAAATTTATGCCGTTTCTGTTGGCTCACAAGTTCTTTGCATCAGTCATTTGCCACAAGTTGCTGCAATGGCTAACCATCATTATTACATCACCAAAAAAGTTCAAAACAAACGTACAACAACTTCAGTTACCATCCTAACAGGTGATGAAAAAGTAGAAGAAATTAGCCGAATGATTGCTGGGATTGAAGTGACAGAACTAACTAAACAACATGCAAAAGAAATGATTGAACAAGCTGAAAGAGTAAAAGAAACTTATTAA
- a CDS encoding alpha-ketoacid dehydrogenase subunit beta: MPVISYIDAITMALKEEMERDDKVFILGEDVGKKGGVFKATAGLYDEFGEDRVLDTPLAESAIAGVGIGAAMYGYRPVAEMQFADFIMPAVNQIISEASRIRYRSNNDWSCPMVIRAPFGGGVHGALYHSQSVEKVFFGQPGLKIVVPSSPYDAKGLLKAAIRDNDPVLFFEHKRAYRLLKGEVPETDYIVPIGEANVVREGDDITVITYGLAVQFAQQAAERLASEGVEAHILDLRTIYPLDQEAIIKATKKTGKVLLVTEDNKQGSIISEVAAIISEHCLFDLDAPIARLAGPDTPAMPFAPTMEKHFMINPDKVADAMKELAEF, translated from the coding sequence ATGCCAGTCATTTCATATATTGATGCAATAACAATGGCGCTTAAAGAAGAAATGGAGCGCGATGATAAAGTATTTATTTTAGGAGAAGATGTAGGAAAAAAAGGTGGCGTATTTAAAGCGACGGCCGGTTTGTACGATGAATTTGGTGAAGACCGCGTTTTAGATACACCGCTAGCAGAGTCAGCGATTGCTGGAGTTGGAATCGGCGCAGCGATGTATGGCTATCGTCCGGTTGCTGAAATGCAGTTTGCTGATTTCATTATGCCTGCAGTGAACCAAATTATTTCCGAAGCATCGAGAATTCGTTATCGCTCGAACAATGATTGGTCTTGTCCAATGGTTATTCGCGCACCTTTTGGCGGAGGCGTTCACGGAGCACTTTATCATTCTCAATCGGTCGAAAAAGTATTTTTTGGTCAACCAGGACTAAAAATTGTGGTTCCATCTTCCCCGTATGATGCGAAAGGACTTTTAAAAGCGGCAATTCGCGATAATGATCCAGTGCTTTTCTTTGAACATAAACGTGCTTACCGTTTACTTAAAGGAGAAGTTCCAGAAACAGATTATATCGTTCCAATCGGTGAAGCAAATGTTGTTCGTGAAGGCGATGACATTACCGTTATTACTTACGGTCTAGCTGTCCAATTTGCACAACAAGCTGCTGAAAGACTAGCTAGCGAAGGTGTAGAAGCGCATATTCTTGATTTACGTACTATTTATCCACTAGATCAAGAAGCAATTATCAAAGCAACAAAGAAAACTGGAAAAGTCCTTCTTGTAACAGAAGACAACAAACAAGGGAGTATCATTAGCGAAGTGGCGGCAATTATTTCAGAGCATTGCTTGTTTGATTTAGATGCACCAATAGCAAGACTTGCTGGACCCGACACCCCGGCTATGCCGTTTGCTCCAACAATGGAAAAACATTTTATGATTAATCCAGATAAAGTTGCGGATGCAATGAAAGAATTAGCGGAATTTTAA
- the prli42 gene encoding stressosome-associated protein Prli42 has protein sequence MTNKKVVRVVVILMLIAIVLSSVLTGVLMFL, from the coding sequence ATGACTAATAAAAAAGTAGTTCGCGTTGTCGTTATTTTAATGTTAATCGCGATTGTGTTATCTAGTGTTTTAACTGGGGTATTAATGTTCTTATAA
- the buk gene encoding butyrate kinase gives MSFDVLTINPGSTSTKLAVYQGDKLLFEETIRHGIQELANFNNVQEQFDFRWQLLRRVIDTFGYKVENLDAVVGRGGLLHPVAGGTYKVTEKMIADLEVNKYGEHASNLGAMLAKKLADSLAIPSFIVDPVVVDEMQAIARFSGNELIERKSIFHALNHKAAGHKIAKQFGSDYEKMNFVIAHLGGGISVAAHKQGKAVDVNNALDGDGPFSPERSGSLPMNAFLEACFSGNWTKRELHDLLVGRGGMISYLGTNSMIDVETKVQIGDEKAVDVFEAMAYQVSKEIGACSVVLKGKVDAIILTGGLARSELFTNKIIEQTSWITKVIIEPGEDELKALNSGVQRVLTGIEKEKVY, from the coding sequence ATGTCTTTTGATGTTTTGACAATAAATCCTGGTTCCACTTCCACAAAACTTGCTGTCTATCAAGGCGACAAATTACTTTTTGAAGAAACAATCAGACATGGAATACAAGAACTAGCCAATTTTAATAATGTACAAGAACAATTTGATTTTAGATGGCAACTGTTACGCCGAGTGATTGATACGTTTGGTTATAAGGTGGAAAATTTAGATGCAGTAGTTGGGCGTGGAGGTTTACTTCATCCAGTTGCTGGTGGTACATACAAAGTTACTGAAAAGATGATAGCGGATTTAGAAGTTAATAAATACGGTGAACATGCATCCAATCTTGGCGCAATGCTAGCCAAGAAATTAGCAGATAGTCTTGCTATTCCAAGCTTCATTGTTGATCCAGTGGTAGTCGATGAAATGCAAGCGATTGCGAGATTTTCTGGAAATGAGCTTATTGAGAGGAAAAGTATTTTTCACGCATTAAATCATAAAGCAGCTGGACATAAAATTGCTAAACAATTTGGCTCTGATTACGAAAAAATGAATTTTGTTATCGCGCATCTCGGTGGTGGAATTTCTGTTGCTGCACATAAGCAAGGCAAAGCCGTAGATGTGAATAATGCCTTAGATGGAGATGGTCCTTTTAGTCCTGAACGATCAGGTTCATTACCAATGAATGCTTTTCTAGAAGCGTGTTTTAGTGGGAACTGGACAAAACGAGAACTGCATGATTTGCTAGTAGGTCGTGGTGGAATGATTTCTTATCTAGGAACGAATAGCATGATAGATGTAGAAACAAAAGTGCAAATTGGTGACGAAAAAGCAGTAGATGTATTTGAAGCGATGGCATATCAAGTTAGTAAAGAAATCGGTGCTTGTTCCGTTGTTTTAAAAGGAAAAGTAGATGCGATTATCTTAACTGGCGGACTTGCTAGAAGCGAACTTTTTACAAATAAAATTATCGAACAAACAAGCTGGATAACCAAGGTCATTATAGAACCTGGAGAAGATGAGTTAAAAGCTTTAAATAGCGGTGTCCAGCGAGTACTTACAGGTATAGAAAAAGAAAAAGTTTATTAA
- a CDS encoding TlyA family RNA methyltransferase, which produces MTIKKERADILLVDQGLFETREKAKRAIMAGIVYRKEERVDKPGEKIPVDSELQVKGKQMPYVSRGGLKLEKALEVFDFNVKDKLMLDIGASTGGFTDCALQNGAKHSYALDVGYNQLAWKLRNDDRVTVMERTNFRHVTPADFTEGLADFATIDVSFISLKLILPVLRTVLVTGGDVMTLIKPQFEAGREQVGKKGIIRDPAVHQSVVEHIVQFALNNGYDLVGLDYSPITGGEGNIEFIAHLKWTGEDTGANRLPSDAITQLVSKAHKKLDK; this is translated from the coding sequence ATGACAATAAAAAAAGAACGAGCAGATATTCTGCTAGTAGACCAAGGATTATTTGAAACAAGAGAAAAAGCGAAACGTGCGATTATGGCGGGTATTGTTTACCGAAAAGAAGAGCGTGTTGATAAACCAGGAGAAAAAATCCCGGTGGATAGCGAGCTTCAAGTTAAAGGTAAACAAATGCCATATGTCAGTCGTGGCGGCCTTAAATTAGAAAAAGCTTTAGAAGTATTTGATTTTAATGTTAAAGATAAATTAATGCTTGATATCGGAGCTTCTACGGGTGGATTTACGGACTGTGCCCTGCAAAATGGAGCAAAACATTCATACGCACTTGATGTTGGTTATAATCAGCTTGCATGGAAATTGCGTAATGATGATCGTGTTACTGTTATGGAAAGAACTAATTTTCGTCACGTTACTCCAGCTGATTTTACAGAAGGGTTAGCCGATTTTGCGACGATTGATGTCTCGTTTATTTCCTTAAAATTGATTTTACCTGTGCTTAGAACGGTTCTTGTAACTGGCGGTGATGTAATGACTTTGATTAAACCACAATTTGAAGCTGGCCGAGAACAGGTTGGAAAAAAAGGAATTATTCGTGACCCAGCAGTACATCAATCAGTTGTAGAGCATATAGTTCAATTTGCACTAAATAACGGCTATGATTTAGTAGGACTGGATTATTCCCCGATTACAGGCGGGGAAGGGAACATTGAATTTATTGCTCACCTAAAATGGACAGGTGAAGATACTGGGGCAAATCGGTTACCTTCTGATGCAATAACCCAACTTGTTTCTAAAGCACATAAAAAACTAGATAAATAA
- the ahrC gene encoding transcriptional regulator AhrC/ArgR — protein sequence MNKGHRHIIIRELITSNEIDTQEDLVELLLERDVKVTQATVSRDIKELHLVKVPTQTGGYKYSLPADNSFNPHQKLKRTLIDCFIGIDTVQFMIILKVMPGNGNSVGALIDNLDWPEKAGTLCGDDTCLIICRSEENAKTLTDRFIDML from the coding sequence ATGAATAAAGGTCATCGTCATATTATTATTCGAGAATTGATTACATCTAATGAGATTGACACGCAAGAAGATTTAGTAGAACTTCTATTAGAACGCGATGTTAAAGTCACCCAGGCAACTGTTTCCCGTGATATAAAAGAACTTCATCTTGTCAAAGTTCCAACACAAACAGGTGGCTATAAGTATAGTCTACCTGCCGATAATAGCTTTAACCCGCATCAAAAACTAAAACGCACATTAATTGATTGTTTTATAGGCATCGATACCGTACAATTTATGATTATTTTAAAAGTAATGCCAGGAAACGGTAATTCTGTTGGTGCATTAATAGATAACCTAGACTGGCCAGAAAAAGCAGGAACTCTTTGTGGAGATGACACTTGCTTAATTATTTGTCGCTCGGAAGAAAATGCAAAAACATTAACGGATCGTTTTATAGATATGCTTTAA
- a CDS encoding dihydrolipoamide acetyltransferase family protein, translating to MAVEKITMPKLGESVTEGTISSWLVKPGDTVEKYDAIAEVLTDKVTAEIPSSFSGTIKEILAEEEETLEVGEVICTIETTEAGSAEAETKEQAPEAPKKNNESEKQVTLAESPASGRFSPAVLRIAGENNIDLNTIQGTGKGGRITRKDLLQVIENGPVVSKPEQPLKREPEKTAAPVQTSATDKEIPINGVRKAIAKHMSVSKQEIPHAWMMVEVDATGLVRYRNSVKDSFKKEEGYSLTYFSFFIKAVAQALKEFPQLNSTWAGDKIIEHGNVNISIAIAAGDLLYVPVIKNADEKSIKGIAREISELASKARSGKLAQVDMEGGTFTVNSTGSFGSVQSMGIINHPQAAILQVESIVKRPVIVDDMIAVRDMVNLCLSIDHRILDGLLAGKFLQAIKSAVEKISKENTVLY from the coding sequence GTGGCAGTTGAAAAAATTACTATGCCCAAGTTAGGGGAAAGTGTAACAGAAGGAACCATTAGTTCATGGTTAGTCAAACCCGGTGATACGGTAGAGAAGTATGATGCTATCGCAGAAGTTTTAACCGATAAAGTAACTGCTGAAATCCCGTCTTCTTTTAGCGGAACCATTAAAGAAATTTTGGCGGAAGAAGAGGAAACACTAGAAGTTGGCGAAGTAATTTGTACAATTGAAACAACAGAAGCAGGAAGTGCGGAAGCTGAAACGAAAGAGCAAGCACCAGAAGCACCTAAAAAAAATAATGAATCAGAAAAACAAGTGACATTAGCTGAGTCGCCAGCAAGTGGGAGATTTTCCCCTGCTGTACTTCGAATCGCTGGTGAAAACAACATCGATTTAAATACCATTCAAGGGACAGGTAAAGGTGGTCGGATTACGAGAAAAGACTTACTTCAAGTAATAGAAAATGGTCCAGTGGTTTCAAAACCAGAACAACCATTAAAACGCGAACCAGAAAAAACAGCAGCACCAGTTCAAACCTCAGCAACTGATAAAGAAATTCCCATTAATGGCGTTAGAAAAGCAATTGCTAAACATATGAGTGTTAGCAAACAAGAAATTCCGCATGCTTGGATGATGGTTGAAGTAGATGCAACAGGTCTGGTTCGCTATCGTAATTCTGTCAAAGATAGCTTTAAAAAAGAAGAGGGTTATTCATTAACTTATTTCTCCTTTTTCATCAAAGCCGTAGCGCAAGCATTAAAAGAGTTTCCGCAGCTTAATAGTACGTGGGCGGGAGATAAGATTATTGAACACGGAAATGTCAATATTTCGATTGCAATTGCAGCAGGAGATTTACTCTATGTTCCAGTAATCAAAAATGCAGATGAGAAGTCAATTAAAGGTATTGCACGTGAAATTAGCGAACTTGCTTCCAAAGCGCGTAGTGGCAAACTCGCGCAAGTTGATATGGAAGGTGGTACATTTACCGTTAATAGTACTGGTTCGTTTGGTTCGGTACAATCAATGGGAATTATTAACCATCCACAAGCTGCAATTCTTCAAGTGGAATCTATCGTTAAGCGTCCAGTGATAGTGGACGACATGATAGCCGTTCGGGACATGGTTAATTTGTGTTTATCGATTGATCATCGCATTCTAGATGGTCTACTTGCTGGTAAATTCTTACAAGCCATTAAATCTGCTGTAGAAAAAATTTCTAAAGAAAACACAGTGCTATATTAA
- a CDS encoding thiamine pyrophosphate-dependent dehydrogenase E1 component subunit alpha, producing MTLKEAGLTKDQLLKMYETMLMARRLDERMWLLNRSGKIPFTISGQGQETAQIGAAFAFDLEKDYALPYYRDLAVVLAFGMTAKDIMLSAFAKAEDPNSGGRQMPAHFGQKENRIVTQSSPVTTQFPHAAGIGLAAKMANDPVAIYASTGEGSSNQGDFHEGINFASVHKLPVVFVIHNNKYAISVPASKQYAAEKLSDRAIGYGIPGERVDGTDMGEVYTAFKRAADRARNGEGPTLIETVSYRFTPHSSDDDDSSYRSKSEVAEAKEKDPLKIFEKELVDEGYLTEEKIAEIEKSIAKEVNEATDYAESAAYAEPESSLLYVYDEEANS from the coding sequence ATGACTTTAAAAGAAGCAGGTTTAACTAAAGATCAATTATTAAAAATGTACGAAACGATGTTAATGGCTAGACGACTTGACGAGCGAATGTGGCTACTCAATCGTTCAGGGAAAATTCCTTTTACGATTTCTGGACAAGGGCAAGAAACGGCACAAATTGGCGCTGCGTTTGCTTTTGATTTAGAAAAAGATTATGCCTTACCATATTACCGTGATTTAGCTGTCGTTTTAGCATTTGGTATGACTGCAAAAGACATTATGCTATCTGCTTTTGCGAAAGCGGAGGATCCTAACTCAGGTGGTCGTCAAATGCCAGCACACTTTGGTCAAAAGGAAAATCGTATTGTGACACAAAGTTCACCAGTAACAACGCAGTTTCCACATGCTGCTGGTATAGGTCTTGCTGCAAAAATGGCCAACGATCCAGTCGCGATTTACGCTTCAACAGGAGAAGGTTCCTCTAACCAAGGAGACTTCCATGAAGGAATCAACTTTGCCTCTGTACATAAGTTGCCAGTTGTTTTTGTCATTCATAACAATAAATATGCTATCTCTGTTCCAGCATCTAAACAATATGCAGCAGAAAAACTTTCGGACCGAGCAATCGGTTATGGAATTCCCGGTGAACGTGTAGATGGAACCGATATGGGAGAAGTTTACACTGCCTTTAAACGCGCAGCTGATCGAGCAAGAAATGGGGAAGGACCTACCTTAATCGAGACTGTTTCCTACCGTTTCACGCCTCACTCCTCTGATGATGACGACAGTAGCTACCGTTCGAAATCAGAAGTTGCTGAAGCAAAAGAAAAAGACCCACTGAAGATTTTTGAAAAAGAACTTGTTGATGAAGGCTATCTAACAGAAGAAAAAATTGCTGAAATCGAAAAGAGCATTGCAAAAGAAGTAAATGAAGCAACAGATTACGCGGAAAGTGCAGCATACGCAGAGCCAGAATCATCTTTACTTTATGTATACGATGAAGAAGCGAATAGCTGA